From Homalodisca vitripennis isolate AUS2020 chromosome 1, UT_GWSS_2.1, whole genome shotgun sequence, the proteins below share one genomic window:
- the LOC124374316 gene encoding uncharacterized protein LOC124374316: protein MGDETVCKLLLYLKNNKIIDESLSKQNFCDLIFGQSEERLEILQWLVSQFSEDYKRDLQQTADVSYELFRKLHELELTTIANKLNFVKGKSSIEEQRDVYRKLIRALKMILPHEVILQDCPSSKQEDVSLQSGPTKGSSKLKRQIKPFNLNKALKNLDKCKKLLHNLESTDDKISLDCIENETPKDNLQVPHYSNDSTNHQEPLIVKHDVATNNLVKSISLFNKHFRHLEPLHSGSGEIDLICSDLGDNIEKLHNILKSIGEVKAMSPDEINMAEDVNSKKILEDIEAFEKSSNILQLKSYR, encoded by the exons ATGGGTGATGAAACTGTATgcaagttacttttatatttgaaaaataataagattattgaTGAGagtctttcaaaacaaaacttttgtgaCTTAATTTTTGGACAAAGTGAAGAGCGTCTTGAAATTCTTCAATGGCTTGTTTCTCAATTTTCTGAAGACTATAAACGTGATCTACAACAAACTGCAGATGTGTCATATG AACTCTTCCGAAAACTTCATGAACTTGAACTAACTACAATAGCGAATAAACTCAATTTTGTCAAg GGTAAGAGCTCAATTGAAGAGCAAAGAGATGTTTACCGTAAACTAATTCGAGCTCTCAAAATGATTTTGCCCCATGAGGTAATATTACAAGATTGTCCTTCATCAAAACAAGAGGATGTTTCTTTACag TCAGGACCTACCAAAGGATCATCCAAATTAAAAAGGCAAATAAAGCCTTTCAATTTGAATAAAGCTTTGAAAAActtagataaatgtaaaaaattgctGCATAACCTGGAATCGACAGATGATAAG atttcacTTGACTGCATAGAAAATGAAACACCTAAAGACAATTTACAAGTGCCCCATTATTCTAATGACTCCACAAATCACCAAGAACCCTTGATAGTTAAACATGATGTTGCCACAAACAACCTTGTGAAATCGATCTCTCTTTTCAACAAGCATTTCAGACATCTTGAGCCTCTTCACTCTGGAAGTGGAGAAATTGATCTCATTTGTTCAGACTTGGGTGACAATATTGAGAAACTGCACAACATCCTCAAGTCAATTGGTGAA GTTAAAGCAATGTCCCCTGATGAGATCAATATGGCGGAAGAcgttaattcaaagaaaatattagaaGATATAGAAGCATTTGAAAAGAGTAGCAATATATTACAGTTGAAAAGTTATAGATAA